In Carya illinoinensis cultivar Pawnee chromosome 9, C.illinoinensisPawnee_v1, whole genome shotgun sequence, the following are encoded in one genomic region:
- the LOC122277654 gene encoding putative E3 ubiquitin-protein ligase RING1a isoform X1, with product MPAQKRALDVAEDDLVQDNPSNHHEPPEDAEESDRSPSSSNGDNKDEFVAVKLSDIRKEVQCPICLGIIRKTRTVMECLHRFCRECIDKSMRLGNNECPACRTHCASRRSLRDDPNYDALIAALHPDIDKYEEEELAFHEEEMARNKQIQASIAQTFRRQAEALGKKRSTAKATAAAFVRRSRGYRNAHLRGRRNYRNAAESQGSDENEDANGNDGGKDSSSADELTEVRPKRSKRWGGARFSQPSLAAAGADGGGDENDSEVNKESMGATAGLVSGSERLSWGKGGMRSHTRYGSMGGGNGKNARNSRPSKLADYLRNIEKNDELTINLMLVSFDEQIIPSLERPYLCCRPTLSVRQLCQYVAMRTTTQHEVELHLVKELHSKINLSTPASSPPGKSLIIDPGKDELRILGEGETLEGLATNNLVHGYLLLAYKRKSWNSNLVMALS from the exons ATGCCAGCGCAGAAGCGAGCTCTCGATGTGGCGGAGGATGATCTTGTGCAAGACAACCCCAGCAACCACCATGAACCCCCGGAGGACGCAGAGG AATCTGATCGAAGCCCTTCGTCGAGTAACGGGGACAACAAGGACGA GTTTGTTGCAGTGAAGCTGTCAGATATTCGTAAGGAAGTACAATGCCCAATCTGTCTAG GGATCATTCGGAAAACTAGGACCGTGATGGAATGCCTGCATCGCTTCTGCAGGGAATGCATTGACAAATCCATGAGGCTGGG GAACAATGAATGCCCTGCCTGCCGGACCCATTGTGCCAGTCGTCGTTCCTTGAGAGATGATCCAAACTATGATGCTTTAATTGCAGCTTTGCATCCAGATATTGACAAGTATGAAGAAGAG GAACTGGCTTTCCATGAAGAGGAAATGGCTCGCAATAAGCAG ATACAAGCTTCCATAGCCCAAACTTTTCGACGGCAAGCAGAAGCTTTGGGTAAGAAGCGGTCAACAGCTAAAGCCACAGCAGCTGCATTTGTTAGGAGATCACGGGGCTATCGAAATGCTCATCTGAGAGGAAGGAGAAACTATCGAAATGCTGCTGAGAGTCAAGGATCCGATGAGAATGAGGATGCAAATGGTAATGACGGAGGCAAAGATTCATCTTCTGCTGATGAGCTCACAGAAGTCAGACCAAAAAGAAGCAAAAGATGGGGAGGAGCTCGATTTTCTCAGCCTTCTCTGGCAGCTGCAGGAGCTGATGGAGGTGGTGATGAAAATGATTCGGAAGTGAATAAAGAATCTATGGGTGCAACTGCTGGACTTGTTAGCGGCTCAGAAAGGCTTTCCTGGGGCAAAGGTGGCATGCGGAGTCACACACGATATGGCAGTATGGGTGGTGGAAATGGTAAAAATGCACGGAACAGTCGCCCCTCAAAATTGGCTGATTATCTGCGTAACATAGAGAAAAATGATGAG TTGACCATCAAcctcatgcttgtttctttcGATGAACAAATTATACCAAGTTTGGAGAGGCCCTATCTTTGCTGCAGGCCTACCCTGTCAGTGAGACAGCTGTGCCAG TATGTAGCCATGCGAACTACAACCCAACATGAAGTTGAATTGCACTTGGTAAAAGAATTGCATTCCAAAATCAACCTTTCAACCCCTGCAAGTTCTCCACCGGGAAAGTCCCTTATAATTGATCCAGGCAAAGATGAGTTGCGAATCCTAGGGGAGGGGGAAACTCTGGAAGGACTTGCGACAAACAACCTCGTTCATGGCTATTTG CTTCTGGCATACAAGAGAAAGTCATGGAACTCTAATCTTGTGATGGCTTTATCATGA
- the LOC122277654 gene encoding putative E3 ubiquitin-protein ligase RING1a isoform X3: MECLHRFCRECIDKSMRLGNNECPACRTHCASRRSLRDDPNYDALIAALHPDIDKYEEEELAFHEEEMARNKQIQASIAQTFRRQAEALGKKRSTAKATAAAFVRRSRGYRNAHLRGRRNYRNAAESQGSDENEDANGNDGGKDSSSADELTEVRPKRSKRWGGARFSQPSLAAAGADGGGDENDSEVNKESMGATAGLVSGSERLSWGKGGMRSHTRYGSMGGGNGKNARNSRPSKLADYLRNIEKNDELTINLMLVSFDEQIIPSLERPYLCCRPTLSVRQLCQYVAMRTTTQHEVELHLVKELHSKINLSTPASSPPGKSLIIDPGKDELRILGEGETLEGLATNNLVHGYLLLAYKRKSWNSNLVMALS; the protein is encoded by the exons ATGGAATGCCTGCATCGCTTCTGCAGGGAATGCATTGACAAATCCATGAGGCTGGG GAACAATGAATGCCCTGCCTGCCGGACCCATTGTGCCAGTCGTCGTTCCTTGAGAGATGATCCAAACTATGATGCTTTAATTGCAGCTTTGCATCCAGATATTGACAAGTATGAAGAAGAG GAACTGGCTTTCCATGAAGAGGAAATGGCTCGCAATAAGCAG ATACAAGCTTCCATAGCCCAAACTTTTCGACGGCAAGCAGAAGCTTTGGGTAAGAAGCGGTCAACAGCTAAAGCCACAGCAGCTGCATTTGTTAGGAGATCACGGGGCTATCGAAATGCTCATCTGAGAGGAAGGAGAAACTATCGAAATGCTGCTGAGAGTCAAGGATCCGATGAGAATGAGGATGCAAATGGTAATGACGGAGGCAAAGATTCATCTTCTGCTGATGAGCTCACAGAAGTCAGACCAAAAAGAAGCAAAAGATGGGGAGGAGCTCGATTTTCTCAGCCTTCTCTGGCAGCTGCAGGAGCTGATGGAGGTGGTGATGAAAATGATTCGGAAGTGAATAAAGAATCTATGGGTGCAACTGCTGGACTTGTTAGCGGCTCAGAAAGGCTTTCCTGGGGCAAAGGTGGCATGCGGAGTCACACACGATATGGCAGTATGGGTGGTGGAAATGGTAAAAATGCACGGAACAGTCGCCCCTCAAAATTGGCTGATTATCTGCGTAACATAGAGAAAAATGATGAG TTGACCATCAAcctcatgcttgtttctttcGATGAACAAATTATACCAAGTTTGGAGAGGCCCTATCTTTGCTGCAGGCCTACCCTGTCAGTGAGACAGCTGTGCCAG TATGTAGCCATGCGAACTACAACCCAACATGAAGTTGAATTGCACTTGGTAAAAGAATTGCATTCCAAAATCAACCTTTCAACCCCTGCAAGTTCTCCACCGGGAAAGTCCCTTATAATTGATCCAGGCAAAGATGAGTTGCGAATCCTAGGGGAGGGGGAAACTCTGGAAGGACTTGCGACAAACAACCTCGTTCATGGCTATTTG CTTCTGGCATACAAGAGAAAGTCATGGAACTCTAATCTTGTGATGGCTTTATCATGA
- the LOC122275001 gene encoding auxin-repressed 12.5 kDa protein-like has protein sequence MVLLEKLWDDVVAGPQPERGLGKLRKITPPKPLNIKEMEGEGSKYQRSMSMPESPGTPATPKTPVTARKDNVWRSVFHPGSNLATKGIGAELFDKPLPNSPTVYDWLYSGETRSEHR, from the exons ATGGTTCTACTGGAGAAGCTTTGGGACGATGTTGTGGCTGGACCTCAGCCTGAGCGTGGCCTCGGCAAGCTCAGGAAAATCACCCCCCCAAAGCCCTTGAACATTAAAG AGATGGAAGGAGAGGGGAGCAAGTACCAGAGGTCGATGTCAATGCCGGAGAGCCCAGGGACCCCGGCTACGCCGAAAACACCAGTTACGGCTCGTAAGGACAACGTTTGGAGGAGCGTATTCCATCCGGGTAGCAACCTTGCCACCAAGGGCATCGGTGCCGAACTCTTTGACAAGCCACTGCCCAACTCTCCCACCGTCTATGACTg GCTCTACAGTGGAGAGACCCGGAGCGAACATCGTTGA
- the LOC122277654 gene encoding putative E3 ubiquitin-protein ligase RING1a isoform X2: MPRRVRRRFVAVKLSDIRKEVQCPICLGIIRKTRTVMECLHRFCRECIDKSMRLGNNECPACRTHCASRRSLRDDPNYDALIAALHPDIDKYEEEELAFHEEEMARNKQIQASIAQTFRRQAEALGKKRSTAKATAAAFVRRSRGYRNAHLRGRRNYRNAAESQGSDENEDANGNDGGKDSSSADELTEVRPKRSKRWGGARFSQPSLAAAGADGGGDENDSEVNKESMGATAGLVSGSERLSWGKGGMRSHTRYGSMGGGNGKNARNSRPSKLADYLRNIEKNDELTINLMLVSFDEQIIPSLERPYLCCRPTLSVRQLCQYVAMRTTTQHEVELHLVKELHSKINLSTPASSPPGKSLIIDPGKDELRILGEGETLEGLATNNLVHGYLLLAYKRKSWNSNLVMALS; encoded by the exons ATGCCGCGTCGAGTTCGACGAAG GTTTGTTGCAGTGAAGCTGTCAGATATTCGTAAGGAAGTACAATGCCCAATCTGTCTAG GGATCATTCGGAAAACTAGGACCGTGATGGAATGCCTGCATCGCTTCTGCAGGGAATGCATTGACAAATCCATGAGGCTGGG GAACAATGAATGCCCTGCCTGCCGGACCCATTGTGCCAGTCGTCGTTCCTTGAGAGATGATCCAAACTATGATGCTTTAATTGCAGCTTTGCATCCAGATATTGACAAGTATGAAGAAGAG GAACTGGCTTTCCATGAAGAGGAAATGGCTCGCAATAAGCAG ATACAAGCTTCCATAGCCCAAACTTTTCGACGGCAAGCAGAAGCTTTGGGTAAGAAGCGGTCAACAGCTAAAGCCACAGCAGCTGCATTTGTTAGGAGATCACGGGGCTATCGAAATGCTCATCTGAGAGGAAGGAGAAACTATCGAAATGCTGCTGAGAGTCAAGGATCCGATGAGAATGAGGATGCAAATGGTAATGACGGAGGCAAAGATTCATCTTCTGCTGATGAGCTCACAGAAGTCAGACCAAAAAGAAGCAAAAGATGGGGAGGAGCTCGATTTTCTCAGCCTTCTCTGGCAGCTGCAGGAGCTGATGGAGGTGGTGATGAAAATGATTCGGAAGTGAATAAAGAATCTATGGGTGCAACTGCTGGACTTGTTAGCGGCTCAGAAAGGCTTTCCTGGGGCAAAGGTGGCATGCGGAGTCACACACGATATGGCAGTATGGGTGGTGGAAATGGTAAAAATGCACGGAACAGTCGCCCCTCAAAATTGGCTGATTATCTGCGTAACATAGAGAAAAATGATGAG TTGACCATCAAcctcatgcttgtttctttcGATGAACAAATTATACCAAGTTTGGAGAGGCCCTATCTTTGCTGCAGGCCTACCCTGTCAGTGAGACAGCTGTGCCAG TATGTAGCCATGCGAACTACAACCCAACATGAAGTTGAATTGCACTTGGTAAAAGAATTGCATTCCAAAATCAACCTTTCAACCCCTGCAAGTTCTCCACCGGGAAAGTCCCTTATAATTGATCCAGGCAAAGATGAGTTGCGAATCCTAGGGGAGGGGGAAACTCTGGAAGGACTTGCGACAAACAACCTCGTTCATGGCTATTTG CTTCTGGCATACAAGAGAAAGTCATGGAACTCTAATCTTGTGATGGCTTTATCATGA